One part of the Gammaproteobacteria bacterium genome encodes these proteins:
- a CDS encoding chain-length determining protein, producing MRENIEQIYQYAWKIWRWRWIALGVAAVVCAAGWAFVAQMPDKYESMARVFFDSQSMLKPVLDDIVVDDEDVRERIIQTSRQTLLSRPNMEKVVRDTDLDLETHTPAEKERLLAGLAKQIEVTGTVKDSIYTIRYKNSDPILAKEVVESVLNIFVEDLVGTIRGGSKGAEEFIEKQIKESEVKLRDAEDRLKEFKRANIGLMPTEAGGYFTRMQNATDNLDQSRLVLNEAIQRRQALESQLSDASSIKQKNTDVTVNMLMEKISNMESNRDALMLQFTNRHPDVISVKQKIITLEKQLEDELLNTKESNYVDVENPIYQELTIELGKVEAEVAALGARKREWQRKVSNLKRSVDTVPQVEADLSRLNRDYDVINANYKVLVSRREAAKISIAADESQFRVIDPPFVPLVPAGPGRPILMSLVLLAGLGVGIAFAFLLSQFKPTFDNTNELSNGSGFPVYGNISTVWKESELLNKKSNFIVFSLAVSALFVAYGIVVGIQVFS from the coding sequence ATGCGTGAAAATATCGAACAAATCTACCAGTATGCATGGAAAATATGGCGGTGGCGGTGGATTGCTTTGGGTGTTGCTGCCGTTGTATGTGCTGCTGGTTGGGCTTTTGTCGCACAGATGCCTGATAAATATGAGTCAATGGCTCGAGTTTTTTTTGATTCACAGTCGATGTTGAAGCCTGTTTTGGATGACATAGTCGTTGATGATGAAGACGTTAGGGAAAGAATTATACAGACATCACGTCAGACTCTGTTAAGTCGGCCTAATATGGAAAAGGTTGTTCGTGATACTGATCTTGATTTGGAGACGCACACTCCGGCAGAAAAAGAGCGTTTACTTGCGGGGCTGGCAAAGCAAATTGAGGTCACAGGTACTGTCAAAGATAGTATTTACACGATACGATATAAAAACAGTGACCCTATCTTGGCGAAAGAAGTTGTTGAGTCAGTGCTCAATATTTTTGTTGAAGATCTTGTAGGTACAATACGTGGGGGCAGTAAAGGGGCAGAAGAGTTTATTGAAAAGCAAATTAAAGAATCTGAGGTTAAGCTGCGTGACGCAGAAGATCGTTTGAAAGAGTTTAAGCGTGCCAATATTGGGCTGATGCCAACAGAAGCGGGTGGCTATTTCACAAGAATGCAGAATGCTACAGATAATCTGGATCAATCAAGGCTCGTGCTGAATGAAGCCATCCAGCGTCGGCAAGCGCTTGAGTCCCAGTTATCCGATGCTTCATCAATAAAACAAAAAAATACTGACGTAACAGTTAATATGTTGATGGAGAAAATTTCAAACATGGAAAGTAATCGAGATGCTCTCATGTTGCAATTTACTAATAGACATCCCGATGTGATTTCTGTTAAGCAAAAAATTATTACCTTGGAAAAGCAGCTAGAAGATGAGTTGTTAAACACTAAAGAAAGCAACTATGTTGATGTAGAAAACCCGATCTATCAGGAGTTAACAATCGAGCTTGGCAAAGTTGAAGCTGAGGTCGCGGCATTGGGAGCGCGCAAAAGGGAGTGGCAGCGTAAAGTGTCTAATTTGAAGCGGTCAGTGGATACAGTGCCACAGGTGGAAGCTGATCTGTCGAGGCTCAATCGTGATTATGATGTCATCAATGCAAATTATAAAGTACTTGTAAGTCGGCGGGAAGCTGCAAAAATTTCAATTGCGGCTGATGAGAGTCAGTTCAGGGTTATTGACCCCCCTTTTGTTCCGCTTGTGCCTGCCGGGCCGGGTCGGCCTATACTGATGTCGCTGGTTCTACTGGCGGGTTTAGGTGTTGGTATTGCTTTTGCATTTCTGTTATCTCAATTCAAGCCAACTTTTGACAATACCAATGAGTTATCCAATGGTTCGGGTTTTCCTGTGTACGGCAATATTTCAACAGTGTGGAAAGAGTCAGAGTTGTTAAATAAAAAATCTAATTTCATAGTTTTTTCATTGGCTGTATCGGCTCTGTTTGTTGCGTATGGGATTGTCGTTGGAATACAAGTTTTTTCTTAG
- a CDS encoding XrtA-associated tyrosine autokinase: MSIIERAIDRLTEGNMELTKKPMTESGRSEQFEVEQLTGEQLSINSHKHVKILNKLKESGMITTNSGRSLISEEFRRIKRHVLMNVAGRGEKRVDNSNVIMVTSSLPNEGKTFSAINLAMSFAMEQNKTVLLVDADVANPSVTRDLGIENFDAGLVEFLTGEVPMLSDLILNTDVPNLRILPAGRTHQHATELFSSTKMDDLIDELAKRFPDRIVVFDSPPLLVTTESAVLSEKMSQILMVVEAEKTPQSAIKDALSLLDSSKIIGLILNKSNIKSKGSNYGYGPYSYGYDYAKQN; the protein is encoded by the coding sequence ATGAGTATTATTGAACGTGCAATCGACAGGTTAACAGAAGGCAATATGGAGTTGACAAAAAAACCAATGACTGAAAGTGGCAGGTCTGAGCAATTTGAAGTAGAGCAATTAACAGGTGAACAACTAAGCATCAACAGCCATAAGCACGTTAAAATTCTGAATAAACTAAAAGAGTCTGGAATGATTACCACGAACTCTGGCCGGAGTTTGATTTCTGAAGAGTTTAGGCGGATCAAGCGTCATGTGTTGATGAATGTAGCGGGGCGCGGTGAGAAGCGAGTCGATAATTCTAATGTTATTATGGTGACGAGCTCCTTGCCTAATGAAGGTAAAACATTTTCAGCAATTAATCTGGCGATGAGTTTCGCAATGGAGCAGAATAAAACGGTTCTATTGGTTGATGCTGATGTTGCAAATCCCTCAGTCACAAGGGACTTGGGTATCGAGAATTTTGATGCTGGATTAGTGGAGTTTTTAACAGGCGAAGTGCCTATGCTCTCAGATTTAATTTTAAATACAGATGTGCCCAACTTAAGAATTTTACCTGCAGGGCGCACTCACCAACATGCAACCGAGTTGTTTTCAAGCACCAAAATGGATGATTTGATTGATGAGTTGGCAAAACGGTTTCCAGATAGAATTGTTGTTTTTGACTCGCCCCCTTTGCTGGTGACCACTGAATCTGCCGTTCTATCTGAAAAAATGAGCCAGATATTAATGGTTGTTGAGGCAGAAAAAACCCCTCAATCCGCCATTAAAGATGCGCTGTCATTACTTGATTCATCCAAAATAATAGGGCTAATCTTAAATAAAAGTAACATTAAATCGAAAGGTTCAAACTATGGTTATGGGCCGTATAGTTATGGCTACGATTATGCAAAACAAAACTAA
- a CDS encoding TIGR03016 family PEP-CTERM system-associated outer membrane protein: MKAIVVCLLFLGMASVQASTTFTPQLSGGVGYSDNIELALKGSEQSESIFEVNPGFLLLSEGRAHTLMARYRMRNIFYSEDRERNIRFNQLQADVTKELLGETFFIDGSILHTQGAISPENFYNVNSAASPGSVRNETYSNISPYIKYIFDSSISSELRYEFGNALYEDSSLDNVNKTVLLHFDSMLNESEFNWAFDYSRSDIEYDAGNAFDIRQEKTNVTLQYRLSRSFAMYSDIGYDNNSYAYSEGERPVGSLWMAGFIWAPSSRTLLKIGAGERFYGSTYFLDIQHRSRRLEQTFRYSEDIVTVSQVQSAVRAFNASGRVEPPSFNTLALSADAFIRKRADFNIGYDVAGNRIGIEGVVEKMENQTNIGNTGSQESKNAGVYWEKRLTKHAELRLSSRLERRTNSFQSGESQINYSELSIRQNLAQNASLSVSYFYSDSKGPQERQNYIENYINSSINLEW; the protein is encoded by the coding sequence TTGAAGGCTATTGTTGTTTGTTTGCTTTTTTTAGGTATGGCCAGTGTTCAGGCCAGTACAACTTTTACCCCTCAACTTTCGGGCGGGGTGGGTTATTCCGATAATATTGAGTTAGCGTTAAAAGGGAGTGAACAATCCGAATCAATTTTTGAAGTGAATCCAGGCTTTTTGCTTTTGAGTGAAGGTAGAGCGCATACACTTATGGCAAGGTATCGCATGCGAAATATTTTTTACTCTGAAGATCGAGAGCGTAATATAAGATTTAACCAGCTCCAGGCCGATGTAACAAAAGAACTTCTAGGTGAAACCTTTTTTATTGATGGTTCAATACTGCATACACAGGGTGCTATTTCTCCTGAGAATTTCTATAATGTAAATAGTGCCGCTTCTCCAGGCTCTGTTAGAAACGAAACTTATAGCAATATCAGTCCATACATAAAATATATATTTGATTCTTCAATCAGTAGCGAATTGCGTTATGAATTTGGCAATGCTTTGTATGAAGACTCTTCACTTGATAATGTCAATAAAACTGTGTTGCTGCATTTTGATTCAATGCTGAATGAAAGTGAGTTTAATTGGGCGTTTGATTATTCCAGAAGTGATATAGAGTATGATGCAGGTAATGCTTTTGATATTCGCCAAGAGAAGACGAATGTCACGCTTCAATACAGGCTTTCCAGAAGTTTTGCAATGTATAGTGATATAGGTTACGACAATAATAGCTATGCTTATTCTGAGGGTGAGCGGCCTGTAGGCTCTTTATGGATGGCTGGTTTTATATGGGCACCCAGTAGTCGTACACTACTAAAAATAGGTGCAGGAGAGAGATTTTATGGCAGTACTTATTTTCTTGATATTCAGCATCGTTCTCGAAGGCTGGAGCAGACTTTTAGATACAGTGAAGATATTGTGACAGTATCGCAGGTTCAAAGTGCAGTCAGAGCTTTTAATGCGAGCGGAAGAGTGGAACCCCCATCATTTAATACACTGGCTTTAAGTGCAGATGCCTTTATCAGAAAAAGAGCCGACTTCAATATAGGCTATGATGTGGCTGGAAACCGTATTGGAATTGAGGGTGTTGTTGAAAAAATGGAGAACCAAACCAATATTGGCAATACAGGTTCTCAGGAATCTAAAAATGCAGGAGTGTATTGGGAAAAACGTTTAACAAAACATGCAGAACTTAGACTCTCTTCTCGGCTTGAAAGAAGAACGAATTCATTTCAAAGCGGAGAGAGTCAAATAAATTATAGTGAACTCTCAATCAGACAGAATCTGGCTCAGAATGCATCACTGTCGGTCAGCTATTTTTATTCAGATAGTAAAGGGCCACAAGAAAGACAGAATTATATTGAAAACTATATAAACAGCAGTATAAATCTGGAGTGGTAG
- the wecB gene encoding UDP-N-acetylglucosamine 2-epimerase (non-hydrolyzing), translating into MKNSKTIFCIVGARPNFMKIAPIMAALETTEGLHAKLVHTGQHYDVAMNLQFFEQLGIPTPDVDLEVGSGSHAVQTAEVMKRFEPLIDDEKDLAAILVVGDVNSTIACALVAAKKGVPVIHVEAGLRSYDRAMPEEINRVLTDQLSDLLFITERSAIDNLKREGIDSSRVHFTGNVMIDTLMRNLPQATALDKILENVDNKSAVLDSEEGYAVLTLHRPSNVDDPVVLKSLLEAVAEISQKLPVIFPVHPRTLSCIKEFSYGSLINSERIIQLPPLGYLDMLGLMAKARMVLSDSGGIQEETTALGVPCVTLRENTERPITVEEGTNIVVGSDHDKIIKAVNDIFTTGGKTGRIPEYWDGKSALRIAKIIKEFVEL; encoded by the coding sequence ATGAAAAACAGCAAAACAATTTTTTGTATAGTAGGTGCACGTCCGAATTTTATGAAAATTGCACCGATTATGGCGGCTCTTGAAACTACAGAAGGCTTGCATGCCAAGCTGGTGCATACTGGTCAGCACTATGATGTCGCAATGAATTTACAATTTTTTGAGCAGCTGGGAATTCCTACGCCAGATGTTGACCTGGAAGTGGGTTCAGGAAGCCATGCGGTACAGACTGCTGAAGTGATGAAGCGCTTTGAACCGCTCATTGATGATGAAAAAGATCTGGCAGCAATATTGGTGGTCGGAGATGTGAATTCAACAATTGCCTGTGCGTTAGTGGCTGCGAAAAAAGGTGTGCCGGTGATTCATGTTGAAGCCGGACTGCGTAGTTATGATCGAGCTATGCCTGAAGAGATTAACCGTGTATTGACGGATCAACTTTCTGATTTGCTCTTTATTACTGAGCGAAGTGCAATAGATAATTTGAAGCGTGAAGGAATTGATAGTTCTCGGGTTCACTTCACGGGTAATGTCATGATTGATACACTCATGCGCAATCTACCGCAAGCCACAGCTTTAGATAAAATACTGGAAAATGTTGATAATAAGTCGGCAGTTTTAGATAGTGAAGAAGGTTACGCTGTGCTCACCTTGCATCGACCATCCAACGTCGATGATCCGGTTGTTTTGAAAAGTTTGCTGGAAGCAGTGGCTGAAATAAGCCAAAAGCTACCTGTTATTTTTCCTGTACATCCTCGTACATTGAGTTGCATAAAAGAGTTTTCTTATGGCAGTCTGATTAATTCAGAGCGAATTATACAGCTACCCCCCTTGGGATATCTGGATATGCTGGGTTTGATGGCTAAAGCACGTATGGTTTTGTCTGACTCAGGGGGAATACAAGAGGAAACAACGGCATTGGGGGTTCCTTGTGTCACGCTTCGGGAAAATACAGAACGACCGATTACGGTAGAAGAAGGGACCAATATTGTTGTAGGCTCTGATCATGATAAAATCATTAAGGCCGTTAATGATATTTTTACGACAGGTGGAAAAACAGGCCGTATTCCAGAGTATTGGGATGGGAAATCAGCACTGCGGATTGCAAAAATAATTAAAGAATTTGTCGAATTGTAA